The following are encoded in a window of Ricinus communis isolate WT05 ecotype wild-type chromosome 4, ASM1957865v1, whole genome shotgun sequence genomic DNA:
- the LOC8278007 gene encoding beta-glucosidase 12 isoform X2 has protein sequence MATQYPLFFLLGVLVFHGNLHTLAAFESTYNIASFNRSNFPTGFIFGTASSAYQYEGASKEGGKGPSIWDTFTHTNPGKIKDGSNGDVAVDQYHRYKEDVKIMKEMGLDAYRFSISWSRILPNGKLSGGVNKVGVEYYNNLINELLANDIQPFVTLFHWDLPQALSDEYRGFLSLRIVDDFQNYAEVCFKEFGDRVKHWITFNEPWAFSAGGYSLGFFAPGRCSPVQNMNCSGGDSATEPYLVSHYQILAHAAAVNLYKNKYQAIQKGVIGITLVTPWMAPYSNARHNTNAAQRALDFWLGWFMEPLANGDYPHVMKSYVGNRLPKFSKEQSKMIKGSYDFIGLNYYTAYYALYAPQFRNGNKSFLTDHLVNMTSERNGIPIGPKDAAGFINVYPRGIRDLLLYVKGKYNDPLIYITENGIDEYNNATLSLEEALSDKMRIDYHYQHLHFLDKAIKEGVNVKGYFAWSLLDNFEWNSGFTVRFGINFVDYKNGLKRYPKLSAHWFKNFLTSTNQG, from the exons ATGGCTACACAGTACCCTTTGTTCTTTCTATTGGGAGTTCTTGTTTTCCATGGAAACTTGCACACCCTTGCAGCCTTTGAATCTACCTATAACATTGCCTCGTTCAACCGGAGCAATTTTCCAACAGGGTTCATTTTCGGGACAGCATCATCAGCTTACCAG TATGAAGGTGCATCAAAGGAAGGGGGTAAAGGACCAAGCATTTGGGATACTTTTACTCATACAAATCCAG GTAAGATTAAAGACGGCAGCAATGGGGATGTGGCTGTTGATCAATATCACCGCTACAAG GAAGACGTTAAgataatgaaagaaatggGTTTGGATGCTTACAGATTCTCAATCTCATGGTCCCGGATTCTGCCAA ATGGAAAGCTGTCCGGAGGTGTAAATAAAGTAGGAGTGGAATACTATAACAATCTCATCAATGAGCTCCTAGCAAACG ATATACAACCTTTTGTCACATTGTTCCATTGGGATCTACCTCAAGCCTTATCAGATGAATATCGTGGTTTTTTGAGTCTTCGCATTGT GGATGATTTTCAGAATTATGCAGAAGTTTGTTTCAAAGAAtttggagatcgggtgaaacATTGGATAACATTCAATGAGCCATGGGCCTTTAGCGCAGGTGGTTATTCATTAGGCTTCTTTGCGCCAGGTCGATGCTCACCTGTCCAAAATATGAACTGCAGTGGTGGAGATTCAGCGACCGAGCCATATTTGGTGTCCCATTATCAGATTCTTGCTCATGCTGCAGCTGTGAACCTGTATAAAAACAAATATCAG GCAATCCAGAAGGGCGTTATTGGGATTACCTTGGTGACTCCATGGATGGCGCCATATTCCAATGCAAGGCATAATACAAATGCTGCACAGAGGGCACTTGACTTCTGGTTGGGATG GTTTATGGAACCATTGGCAAATGGTGACTATCCACACGTAATGAAATCTTATGTGGGAAACCGGTTGCCCAAGTTCTCGAAAGAGCAAtcaaaaatgataaaagggTCTTATGATTTCATCGGATTAAACTACTATACTGCTTATTATGCACTCTATGCCCCTCAATTTAGGAATGGAAACAAAAGCTTCTTGACTGATCATCTAGTTAACATGACAA GTGAGCGTAATGGAATTCCAATTGGTCCAAAG GATGCTGCAGGTTTTATCAATGTTTATCCAAGAGGGATTCGAGATCTTTTGCTATACGTAAAGGGGAAGTACAATGATCCGCTGATATACATTACAGAAAATG GGATCGATGAGTACAATAACGCCACATTGTCGCTGGAGGAAGCCCTGTCTGACAAAATGAGGATCGATTACCACTATCAACATTTACATTTCCTTGACAAAGCAATTAA AGAGGGAGTTAATGTGAAGGGATATTTTGCATGGTCATTGCTGGACAACTTTGAATGGAACTCCGGTTTCACTGTGCGATTTGGCATCAATTTTGTCGATTACAAAAATGGATTAAAACGATATCCAAAACTCTCAGCCCACTGGTTCAAAAACTTTCTCACTTCAACAAATCAGGGATAA
- the LOC8278007 gene encoding beta-glucosidase 12 isoform X1, with protein sequence MATQYPLFFLLGVLVFHGNLHTLAAFESTYNIASFNRSNFPTGFIFGTASSAYQYEGASKEGGKGPSIWDTFTHTNPGKIKDGSNGDVAVDQYHRYKEDVKIMKEMGLDAYRFSISWSRILPNGKLSGGVNKVGVEYYNNLINELLANGQDTPIFIFFIFLFLNVHILEFHSNFLLTDIQPFVTLFHWDLPQALSDEYRGFLSLRIVDDFQNYAEVCFKEFGDRVKHWITFNEPWAFSAGGYSLGFFAPGRCSPVQNMNCSGGDSATEPYLVSHYQILAHAAAVNLYKNKYQAIQKGVIGITLVTPWMAPYSNARHNTNAAQRALDFWLGWFMEPLANGDYPHVMKSYVGNRLPKFSKEQSKMIKGSYDFIGLNYYTAYYALYAPQFRNGNKSFLTDHLVNMTSERNGIPIGPKDAAGFINVYPRGIRDLLLYVKGKYNDPLIYITENGIDEYNNATLSLEEALSDKMRIDYHYQHLHFLDKAIKEGVNVKGYFAWSLLDNFEWNSGFTVRFGINFVDYKNGLKRYPKLSAHWFKNFLTSTNQG encoded by the exons ATGGCTACACAGTACCCTTTGTTCTTTCTATTGGGAGTTCTTGTTTTCCATGGAAACTTGCACACCCTTGCAGCCTTTGAATCTACCTATAACATTGCCTCGTTCAACCGGAGCAATTTTCCAACAGGGTTCATTTTCGGGACAGCATCATCAGCTTACCAG TATGAAGGTGCATCAAAGGAAGGGGGTAAAGGACCAAGCATTTGGGATACTTTTACTCATACAAATCCAG GTAAGATTAAAGACGGCAGCAATGGGGATGTGGCTGTTGATCAATATCACCGCTACAAG GAAGACGTTAAgataatgaaagaaatggGTTTGGATGCTTACAGATTCTCAATCTCATGGTCCCGGATTCTGCCAA ATGGAAAGCTGTCCGGAGGTGTAAATAAAGTAGGAGTGGAATACTATAACAATCTCATCAATGAGCTCCTAGCAAACGGTCAGGATACacccatttttattttttttatttttcttttcttaaacgtccatattttagaatttcattCCAACTTTTTATTAACAGATATACAACCTTTTGTCACATTGTTCCATTGGGATCTACCTCAAGCCTTATCAGATGAATATCGTGGTTTTTTGAGTCTTCGCATTGT GGATGATTTTCAGAATTATGCAGAAGTTTGTTTCAAAGAAtttggagatcgggtgaaacATTGGATAACATTCAATGAGCCATGGGCCTTTAGCGCAGGTGGTTATTCATTAGGCTTCTTTGCGCCAGGTCGATGCTCACCTGTCCAAAATATGAACTGCAGTGGTGGAGATTCAGCGACCGAGCCATATTTGGTGTCCCATTATCAGATTCTTGCTCATGCTGCAGCTGTGAACCTGTATAAAAACAAATATCAG GCAATCCAGAAGGGCGTTATTGGGATTACCTTGGTGACTCCATGGATGGCGCCATATTCCAATGCAAGGCATAATACAAATGCTGCACAGAGGGCACTTGACTTCTGGTTGGGATG GTTTATGGAACCATTGGCAAATGGTGACTATCCACACGTAATGAAATCTTATGTGGGAAACCGGTTGCCCAAGTTCTCGAAAGAGCAAtcaaaaatgataaaagggTCTTATGATTTCATCGGATTAAACTACTATACTGCTTATTATGCACTCTATGCCCCTCAATTTAGGAATGGAAACAAAAGCTTCTTGACTGATCATCTAGTTAACATGACAA GTGAGCGTAATGGAATTCCAATTGGTCCAAAG GATGCTGCAGGTTTTATCAATGTTTATCCAAGAGGGATTCGAGATCTTTTGCTATACGTAAAGGGGAAGTACAATGATCCGCTGATATACATTACAGAAAATG GGATCGATGAGTACAATAACGCCACATTGTCGCTGGAGGAAGCCCTGTCTGACAAAATGAGGATCGATTACCACTATCAACATTTACATTTCCTTGACAAAGCAATTAA AGAGGGAGTTAATGTGAAGGGATATTTTGCATGGTCATTGCTGGACAACTTTGAATGGAACTCCGGTTTCACTGTGCGATTTGGCATCAATTTTGTCGATTACAAAAATGGATTAAAACGATATCCAAAACTCTCAGCCCACTGGTTCAAAAACTTTCTCACTTCAACAAATCAGGGATAA